One window from the genome of Oncorhynchus masou masou isolate Uvic2021 unplaced genomic scaffold, UVic_Omas_1.1 unplaced_scaffold_1443, whole genome shotgun sequence encodes:
- the LOC135530867 gene encoding zinc finger protein 395-like, translated as MATKRPGERTSSAAGPTDTRQSGAEIQETLVYMQCCGQEAPNMTESNGHRNIMSRHHQVPVFVPRGRTEAGWTHPAAPQQTTTPTMPSCPVSAPYSFRSPGSVEMDEIMAAMVLTSMSCSPVVQSSPQGQNDPVPGSSSGGGDMECGGGDMECGGGDMECGGGDLSDSGSSGYWSWDHDNVSPALSLSVIEMDSSPDEGLHTELEQGVELNVAKRSKSSFRGAYRCLWPSCGKVLTSSVGMKRHVRVMHLGSGSEQSHREEDFYYTKFSCKAPPALVPALSSHVPWASCGSPPDPGPGPGSCLQIPSSPSSSPSGSGSSRPSSGTGSTPGSAPDQPSPLSQSAPSSFWQTDHPYQACTPLQVTVSCHNSAPCCWTPPPLTVSNQHSHHNSQVVRGRCRSCPRVKGRGEAKKCRKVYGVEHKEQWCTACRWKKACQRFTD; from the exons ATGGCAACCaagagaccaggggagaggaccTCTTCGGCAGCAGGACCCACAGACACCAGGCAGTCTGGAGCAGAGATACAGGAGACACTG GTATACATGCAGTGCTGTGGGCAGGAAGCCCCTAACATGACAGAGAGCAACGGCCATAGGAACATTATGAGTAGGCACCATCAGGTACCGGTCTTCGTGCCCCGGGGGAGGACTGAGGCGGGCTGGACCCACCCTGCGGCTCCTCAGCAGACTACAACTCCCACAATGCCCTCCTGCCCTGTGTCTGCCCCATACAG TTTCCGGAGCCCAGGGTCGGTGGAGATGGATGAGATCATGGCAGCCATGGTTCTGACCAGTATGTCCTGCAGCCCTGTGGTCCAGAGCTCTCCTCAGGGTCAGAATGACCCTGTACCAG GTTCATCATCAGGGGGCGGAGACATGGAGTGTGGGGGCGGAGACATGGAGTGTGGGGGCGGAGACATGGAGTGTGGGGGTGGGGATCTGTCAGACAGCGGCAGCAGTGGCTACTGGAGCTGGGACCACGACAACGTTAGTCCCGCCCTGTCCCTGTCCGTCATCGAGATGGACAGCAGCCCCGACGAAGGACTGCACACGGAGCTGGAGCAGGGTGTGGAGCTAAATGTAGCCAAGAGGTCAAAG AGTTCTTTCAGAGGAGCGTACAGGTGTCTGTGGCCCAGCTGTGGCAAGGTGCTCACGTCTTCAGTTGGTATGAAGAGACATGTCCGTGTGATGCACCTGGG cagcggATCGGAGCAGTCCCACAGAGAGGAGGATTTCTACTACACTAAGTTCTCCTGCAAAGCTCCACCAGCCCTCGTCCCGGCCTTGTCCTCTCACGTCCCATGGGCATCCTGTGGCTCCCCTCCAGACCCTGGTCCTGGTCCAGGTTCCTGTCTGCAGATCCCCTCCTCACCCTCGTCCTCACCCTCAGGGTCAGGCAGCTCCAGGCCCAGCTCAGGCACAGGGTCAACCCCAGGGTCAGCTccagaccagcccagccctcTCAGCCAGTCTGCCCCCAGTTCATTTTGGCAGACAGATCACCCGTATCAG GCCTGCACTCCCCTCCAGGTGACGGTGTCCTGTCACAACTCCGCCCCCTGTTGTTggacccctccccctctcaccgtcTCTAACCAGCACAGTCACCACAACTCTCAG GTGGTGAGGGGTCGCTGCAGGTCCTGTCCTCGAGT GAAGGGACGAGGGGAGGCTAAGAAGTGTCGTAAGGTGTACGGAGTGGAGCACAAGGAGCAGTGGTGCACGGCCTGTCGCTGGAAGAAAGCGTGCCAGCGCTTCACAGACTAA